One Cervus elaphus chromosome 27, mCerEla1.1, whole genome shotgun sequence genomic region harbors:
- the MBD1 gene encoding methyl-CpG-binding domain protein 1 isoform X19, with product MAEDWLDCPALGPGWKRREVFRKSGATCGRSDTYYQSPTGDRIRSKVELTRYLGPACDLTLFDFKQGVLCYPSPKDHSLAITSRKRKKPSKPAKARKCQVGPQKSEVRKETPRDDTKADTDTVPASLPAPGCCENCGISFSGDGTRRQRLKTLCKDCRAQRIAFNREQRMFKRVGCGECTACQVKEDCGACSTCLLQLPRDVASGLFCKCERRRCLRIVERSRGCGVCRGCQTREDCGRCRVCLRPPRPGLRRQWKCVQRRCLRGKHGRRRGGCDSKVVPRRRPPRAQSPPPPPPPQPPESPELQPYTNRRQNRKCGACAACLRRMDCGHCDFCCDKPKFGGSNQKRQKCRWRQCLQFAMKRLLPSVWAESEDGASPPPAHPRRKRPGSTRRPHLGQTLKPPLATPTAQPDRAQTPVKEEAGGGFVLPPPGTDLVFLREGASSPVPVPGPASAATEARLQAVDPGLPSVKQEPPDPEEDKEDNKDDSTSDLAPEEEAGGAGTPVITEIFSLGGSRLRDTAVWLPSLQGRQSGREDGCKMWETEDILAPTSTSWKPQGWPGSHVSLSPPPASMTWVSCRRNWCPSSQS from the exons ATGGCTGAGGACTGGCTGGACTGCCCAGCCCTGGGCCCCGGCTGGAAGCGCCGTGAGGTTTTTCGCAAGTCAGGTGCCACCTGCGGACGCTCAGACACCTACTACCAGAG CCCCACAGGAGACAGGATCCGAAGCAAAGTTGAGCTGACCCGATACCTGGGCCCTGCATGTGATCTCACCCTCTTTGACTTCAAACAAGGCGTCCTCTGCTATCCATCCCCCAAG GACCATTCCTTGGCCATCACCAGCAGGAAGCGGAAGAAGCCTTCGAAGCCAGCCAAGGCTCGGAAGTGTCAGGTTGGACCTCAGAAGAGTGAAGTCAGGAAGGAGACACCAAGGGATGACACCAAGGCTGACACTGACACAGTCCCAGCTTCACTTCCTGCACCTGG GTGCTGTGAGAACTGTGGAATCAGCTTTTCAGGAGATGGTACCCGAAGGCAGCGGCTCAAGACTTTATGCAAGGACTGCCGAG CACAGAGGATTGCTTTCAATCGGGAGCAGAGGATGTTTAAG CGTGTGGGCTGTGGGGAGTGCACGGCCTGCCAGGTGAAGGAAGACTGCGGGGCCTGCTCCACCTGCCTCCTGCAGCTGCCCCGCGATGTGGCCTCGGGGCTGTTCTGCAAGTGTGAGCGAAGACGGTGCCTCCGAATTGTGGAAAGG AGCCGAGGGTGTGGCGTGTGCCGGGGCTGTCAGACCCGAGAGGACTGTGGCCGCTGTCGAGTCTGCCTTCGCCCTCCCCGCCCTGGGCTCCGGCGCCAGTGGAAGTGCGTCCAGCGGCGCTGCCTCCGG GGTAAACATGGCCGCCGCAGGGGAGGCTGCGACTCCAAGGTGGTGCCCCGGCGGCGTCCACCCCGAGCCCAGTCACCGCCTCCACCTCCTCCACCGCAGCCTCCAGAGTCTCCAGAGCTG CAGCCTTACACAAACCGTCGGCAGAACCGCAAATGTGGGGCCTGTGCAGCCTGCCTGCGGCGGATGGACTGTGGCCACTGCGACTTCTGCTGTGACAAGCCCAAATTCGGGGGCAGCAACCAGAAGCGCCAGAAGTGTCGCTGGCGCCAGTGCCTGCAGTTTGCTATG AAGCGGCTCCTGCCAAGTGTCTGGGCAGAGTCCGAAGATGGGGCATCGCCGCCCCCAGCTCACCCTCGTCGAAAGAGGCCTGGCTCTACTCGAAGGCCCCATCTGGGTCAGACTCTGAAGCCTCCCTTGGCCACACCCACAGCTCAACCAGACCGAGCCCAGACTCCAGTGAAGGAGGAAGCGGGCGGCGGCTTTGTGCTGCCCCCACCTGGCACTGACCTTGTGTTCTTACGGGAGGGTGCGAGCAGCCCCGTGCCAGTGCCTGGCCCAGCCTCGGCTGCCACAGAAGCTCGGCTGCAG GCAGTAGACCCAGGCCTGCCATCAGTGAAGCAAGAGCCACCTGACCCTGAGGAGGACAAGGAGGACAACAAGGATGACTCCACCTCTGACTTGGccccagaggaggaggcaggaggggctggCACGCCCGTG ATCACGGAGATTTTCAGCCTGGGTGGATCCCGCCTCCGGGACACAGCAGTCTGGTTGCCAAG TCTGCAGGGCAGGCAATCGGGAAGGGAAGATGGATGTAAAATGTGGGAGACGGAGGACATACTGGCGCCcacaagcacaagctggaaaccgCAAGGATGGCCTGGAAGCCATGTCAGCCTCTCACCACCTCCAGCTTCGATGACGTGGGTGTCCTGCAGAAGAAACTGGTGCCCTTCATCACAGAGTTAA
- the MBD1 gene encoding methyl-CpG-binding domain protein 1 isoform X3, whose product MAEDWLDCPALGPGWKRREVFRKSGATCGRSDTYYQSPTGDRIRSKVELTRYLGPACDLTLFDFKQGVLCYPSPKDHSLAITSRKRKKPSKPAKARKCQVGPQKSEVRKETPRDDTKADTDTVPASLPAPGCCENCGISFSGDGTRRQRLKTLCKDCRAQRIAFNREQRMFKRVGCGECTACQVKEDCGACSTCLLQLPRDVASGLFCKCERRRCLRIVERSRGCGVCRGCQTREDCGRCRVCLRPPRPGLRRQWKCVQRRCLRHLAHRLRRHHQRCQRRPPLAVAPPAGKHGRRRGGCDSKVVPRRRPPRAQSPPPPPPPQPPESPELHPRALAPSPPAEFIYYCVDEDELQPYTNRRQNRKCGACAACLRRMDCGHCDFCCDKPKFGGSNQKRQKCRWRQCLQFAMKRLLPSVWAESEDGASPPPAHPRRKRPGSTRRPHLGQTLKPPLATPTAQPDRAQTPVKEEAGGGFVLPPPGTDLVFLREGASSPVPVPGPASAATEARLQEAQCPGLSWVVALPQVKQEKADAQEDWTPGSAILTSPVLLPGCPSKAVDPGLPSVKQEPPDPEEDKEDNKDDSTSDLAPEEEAGGAGTPVITEIFSLGGSRLRDTAVWLPSLQGRQSGREDGCKMWETEDILAPTSTSWKPQGWPGSHVSLSPPPASMTWVSCRRNWCPSSQS is encoded by the exons ATGGCTGAGGACTGGCTGGACTGCCCAGCCCTGGGCCCCGGCTGGAAGCGCCGTGAGGTTTTTCGCAAGTCAGGTGCCACCTGCGGACGCTCAGACACCTACTACCAGAG CCCCACAGGAGACAGGATCCGAAGCAAAGTTGAGCTGACCCGATACCTGGGCCCTGCATGTGATCTCACCCTCTTTGACTTCAAACAAGGCGTCCTCTGCTATCCATCCCCCAAG GACCATTCCTTGGCCATCACCAGCAGGAAGCGGAAGAAGCCTTCGAAGCCAGCCAAGGCTCGGAAGTGTCAGGTTGGACCTCAGAAGAGTGAAGTCAGGAAGGAGACACCAAGGGATGACACCAAGGCTGACACTGACACAGTCCCAGCTTCACTTCCTGCACCTGG GTGCTGTGAGAACTGTGGAATCAGCTTTTCAGGAGATGGTACCCGAAGGCAGCGGCTCAAGACTTTATGCAAGGACTGCCGAG CACAGAGGATTGCTTTCAATCGGGAGCAGAGGATGTTTAAG CGTGTGGGCTGTGGGGAGTGCACGGCCTGCCAGGTGAAGGAAGACTGCGGGGCCTGCTCCACCTGCCTCCTGCAGCTGCCCCGCGATGTGGCCTCGGGGCTGTTCTGCAAGTGTGAGCGAAGACGGTGCCTCCGAATTGTGGAAAGG AGCCGAGGGTGTGGCGTGTGCCGGGGCTGTCAGACCCGAGAGGACTGTGGCCGCTGTCGAGTCTGCCTTCGCCCTCCCCGCCCTGGGCTCCGGCGCCAGTGGAAGTGCGTCCAGCGGCGCTGCCTCCGG CACCTTGCCCACCGCCTCCGTCGCCACCATCAGCGATGTCAACGACGCCCTCCCCTCGCTGTGGCTCCCCCTGCT GGTAAACATGGCCGCCGCAGGGGAGGCTGCGACTCCAAGGTGGTGCCCCGGCGGCGTCCACCCCGAGCCCAGTCACCGCCTCCACCTCCTCCACCGCAGCCTCCAGAGTCTCCAGAGCTG CACCCCAGAGCCCTGGCCCCCTCGCCACCTGCTGAATTCATCTATTACTGTGTAGACGAGGACGAGCTA CAGCCTTACACAAACCGTCGGCAGAACCGCAAATGTGGGGCCTGTGCAGCCTGCCTGCGGCGGATGGACTGTGGCCACTGCGACTTCTGCTGTGACAAGCCCAAATTCGGGGGCAGCAACCAGAAGCGCCAGAAGTGTCGCTGGCGCCAGTGCCTGCAGTTTGCTATG AAGCGGCTCCTGCCAAGTGTCTGGGCAGAGTCCGAAGATGGGGCATCGCCGCCCCCAGCTCACCCTCGTCGAAAGAGGCCTGGCTCTACTCGAAGGCCCCATCTGGGTCAGACTCTGAAGCCTCCCTTGGCCACACCCACAGCTCAACCAGACCGAGCCCAGACTCCAGTGAAGGAGGAAGCGGGCGGCGGCTTTGTGCTGCCCCCACCTGGCACTGACCTTGTGTTCTTACGGGAGGGTGCGAGCAGCCCCGTGCCAGTGCCTGGCCCAGCCTCGGCTGCCACAGAAGCTCGGCTGCAG GAGGCCCAGTGCCCTGGCCTGAGTTGGGTTGTGGCCTTACCCCAGGTGAAGCAAGAGAAGGCGGATGCCCAGGAAGACTGGACACCGGGCTCAGCCATCCTGACTTCTCCTGTATTGCTGCCCGGCTGCCCCAGCAAG GCAGTAGACCCAGGCCTGCCATCAGTGAAGCAAGAGCCACCTGACCCTGAGGAGGACAAGGAGGACAACAAGGATGACTCCACCTCTGACTTGGccccagaggaggaggcaggaggggctggCACGCCCGTG ATCACGGAGATTTTCAGCCTGGGTGGATCCCGCCTCCGGGACACAGCAGTCTGGTTGCCAAG TCTGCAGGGCAGGCAATCGGGAAGGGAAGATGGATGTAAAATGTGGGAGACGGAGGACATACTGGCGCCcacaagcacaagctggaaaccgCAAGGATGGCCTGGAAGCCATGTCAGCCTCTCACCACCTCCAGCTTCGATGACGTGGGTGTCCTGCAGAAGAAACTGGTGCCCTTCATCACAGAGTTAA
- the MBD1 gene encoding methyl-CpG-binding domain protein 1 isoform X16: MAEDWLDCPALGPGWKRREVFRKSGATCGRSDTYYQSPTGDRIRSKVELTRYLGPACDLTLFDFKQGVLCYPSPKDHSLAITSRKRKKPSKPAKARKCQVGPQKSEVRKETPRDDTKADTDTVPASLPAPGCCENCGISFSGDGTRRQRLKTLCKDCRAQRIAFNREQRMFKRVGCGECTACQVKEDCGACSTCLLQLPRDVASGLFCKCERRRCLRIVERSRGCGVCRGCQTREDCGRCRVCLRPPRPGLRRQWKCVQRRCLRGKHGRRRGGCDSKVVPRRRPPRAQSPPPPPPPQPPESPELHPRALAPSPPAEFIYYCVDEDELQPYTNRRQNRKCGACAACLRRMDCGHCDFCCDKPKFGGSNQKRQKCRWRQCLQFAMKRLLPSVWAESEDGASPPPAHPRRKRPGSTRRPHLGQTLKPPLATPTAQPDRAQTPVKEEAGGGFVLPPPGTDLVFLREGASSPVPVPGPASAATEARLQAVDPGLPSVKQEPPDPEEDKEDNKDDSTSDLAPEEEAGGAGTPVITEIFSLGGSRLRDTAVWLPSLQGRQSGREDGCKMWETEDILAPTSTSWKPQGWPGSHVSLSPPPASMTWVSCRRNWCPSSQS, encoded by the exons ATGGCTGAGGACTGGCTGGACTGCCCAGCCCTGGGCCCCGGCTGGAAGCGCCGTGAGGTTTTTCGCAAGTCAGGTGCCACCTGCGGACGCTCAGACACCTACTACCAGAG CCCCACAGGAGACAGGATCCGAAGCAAAGTTGAGCTGACCCGATACCTGGGCCCTGCATGTGATCTCACCCTCTTTGACTTCAAACAAGGCGTCCTCTGCTATCCATCCCCCAAG GACCATTCCTTGGCCATCACCAGCAGGAAGCGGAAGAAGCCTTCGAAGCCAGCCAAGGCTCGGAAGTGTCAGGTTGGACCTCAGAAGAGTGAAGTCAGGAAGGAGACACCAAGGGATGACACCAAGGCTGACACTGACACAGTCCCAGCTTCACTTCCTGCACCTGG GTGCTGTGAGAACTGTGGAATCAGCTTTTCAGGAGATGGTACCCGAAGGCAGCGGCTCAAGACTTTATGCAAGGACTGCCGAG CACAGAGGATTGCTTTCAATCGGGAGCAGAGGATGTTTAAG CGTGTGGGCTGTGGGGAGTGCACGGCCTGCCAGGTGAAGGAAGACTGCGGGGCCTGCTCCACCTGCCTCCTGCAGCTGCCCCGCGATGTGGCCTCGGGGCTGTTCTGCAAGTGTGAGCGAAGACGGTGCCTCCGAATTGTGGAAAGG AGCCGAGGGTGTGGCGTGTGCCGGGGCTGTCAGACCCGAGAGGACTGTGGCCGCTGTCGAGTCTGCCTTCGCCCTCCCCGCCCTGGGCTCCGGCGCCAGTGGAAGTGCGTCCAGCGGCGCTGCCTCCGG GGTAAACATGGCCGCCGCAGGGGAGGCTGCGACTCCAAGGTGGTGCCCCGGCGGCGTCCACCCCGAGCCCAGTCACCGCCTCCACCTCCTCCACCGCAGCCTCCAGAGTCTCCAGAGCTG CACCCCAGAGCCCTGGCCCCCTCGCCACCTGCTGAATTCATCTATTACTGTGTAGACGAGGACGAGCTA CAGCCTTACACAAACCGTCGGCAGAACCGCAAATGTGGGGCCTGTGCAGCCTGCCTGCGGCGGATGGACTGTGGCCACTGCGACTTCTGCTGTGACAAGCCCAAATTCGGGGGCAGCAACCAGAAGCGCCAGAAGTGTCGCTGGCGCCAGTGCCTGCAGTTTGCTATG AAGCGGCTCCTGCCAAGTGTCTGGGCAGAGTCCGAAGATGGGGCATCGCCGCCCCCAGCTCACCCTCGTCGAAAGAGGCCTGGCTCTACTCGAAGGCCCCATCTGGGTCAGACTCTGAAGCCTCCCTTGGCCACACCCACAGCTCAACCAGACCGAGCCCAGACTCCAGTGAAGGAGGAAGCGGGCGGCGGCTTTGTGCTGCCCCCACCTGGCACTGACCTTGTGTTCTTACGGGAGGGTGCGAGCAGCCCCGTGCCAGTGCCTGGCCCAGCCTCGGCTGCCACAGAAGCTCGGCTGCAG GCAGTAGACCCAGGCCTGCCATCAGTGAAGCAAGAGCCACCTGACCCTGAGGAGGACAAGGAGGACAACAAGGATGACTCCACCTCTGACTTGGccccagaggaggaggcaggaggggctggCACGCCCGTG ATCACGGAGATTTTCAGCCTGGGTGGATCCCGCCTCCGGGACACAGCAGTCTGGTTGCCAAG TCTGCAGGGCAGGCAATCGGGAAGGGAAGATGGATGTAAAATGTGGGAGACGGAGGACATACTGGCGCCcacaagcacaagctggaaaccgCAAGGATGGCCTGGAAGCCATGTCAGCCTCTCACCACCTCCAGCTTCGATGACGTGGGTGTCCTGCAGAAGAAACTGGTGCCCTTCATCACAGAGTTAA
- the MBD1 gene encoding methyl-CpG-binding domain protein 1 isoform X14 — MAEDWLDCPALGPGWKRREVFRKSGATCGRSDTYYQSPTGDRIRSKVELTRYLGPACDLTLFDFKQGVLCYPSPKDHSLAITSRKRKKPSKPAKARKCQVGPQKSEVRKETPRDDTKADTDTVPASLPAPGCCENCGISFSGDGTRRQRLKTLCKDCRAQRIAFNREQRMFKRVGCGECTACQVKEDCGACSTCLLQLPRDVASGLFCKCERRRCLRIVERSRGCGVCRGCQTREDCGRCRVCLRPPRPGLRRQWKCVQRRCLRHLAHRLRRHHQRCQRRPPLAVAPPAGKHGRRRGGCDSKVVPRRRPPRAQSPPPPPPPQPPESPELHPRALAPSPPAEFIYYCVDEDELQPYTNRRQNRKCGACAACLRRMDCGHCDFCCDKPKFGGSNQKRQKCRWRQCLQFAMKRLLPSVWAESEDGASPPPAHPRRKRPGSTRRPHLGQTLKPPLATPTAQPDRAQTPVKEEAGGGFVLPPPGTDLVFLREGASSPVPVPGPASAATEARLQAVDPGLPSVKQEPPDPEEDKEDNKDDSTSDLAPEEEAGGAGTPVITEIFSLGGSRLRDTAVWLPRAGNREGKMDVKCGRRRTYWRPQAQAGNRKDGLEAMSASHHLQLR, encoded by the exons ATGGCTGAGGACTGGCTGGACTGCCCAGCCCTGGGCCCCGGCTGGAAGCGCCGTGAGGTTTTTCGCAAGTCAGGTGCCACCTGCGGACGCTCAGACACCTACTACCAGAG CCCCACAGGAGACAGGATCCGAAGCAAAGTTGAGCTGACCCGATACCTGGGCCCTGCATGTGATCTCACCCTCTTTGACTTCAAACAAGGCGTCCTCTGCTATCCATCCCCCAAG GACCATTCCTTGGCCATCACCAGCAGGAAGCGGAAGAAGCCTTCGAAGCCAGCCAAGGCTCGGAAGTGTCAGGTTGGACCTCAGAAGAGTGAAGTCAGGAAGGAGACACCAAGGGATGACACCAAGGCTGACACTGACACAGTCCCAGCTTCACTTCCTGCACCTGG GTGCTGTGAGAACTGTGGAATCAGCTTTTCAGGAGATGGTACCCGAAGGCAGCGGCTCAAGACTTTATGCAAGGACTGCCGAG CACAGAGGATTGCTTTCAATCGGGAGCAGAGGATGTTTAAG CGTGTGGGCTGTGGGGAGTGCACGGCCTGCCAGGTGAAGGAAGACTGCGGGGCCTGCTCCACCTGCCTCCTGCAGCTGCCCCGCGATGTGGCCTCGGGGCTGTTCTGCAAGTGTGAGCGAAGACGGTGCCTCCGAATTGTGGAAAGG AGCCGAGGGTGTGGCGTGTGCCGGGGCTGTCAGACCCGAGAGGACTGTGGCCGCTGTCGAGTCTGCCTTCGCCCTCCCCGCCCTGGGCTCCGGCGCCAGTGGAAGTGCGTCCAGCGGCGCTGCCTCCGG CACCTTGCCCACCGCCTCCGTCGCCACCATCAGCGATGTCAACGACGCCCTCCCCTCGCTGTGGCTCCCCCTGCT GGTAAACATGGCCGCCGCAGGGGAGGCTGCGACTCCAAGGTGGTGCCCCGGCGGCGTCCACCCCGAGCCCAGTCACCGCCTCCACCTCCTCCACCGCAGCCTCCAGAGTCTCCAGAGCTG CACCCCAGAGCCCTGGCCCCCTCGCCACCTGCTGAATTCATCTATTACTGTGTAGACGAGGACGAGCTA CAGCCTTACACAAACCGTCGGCAGAACCGCAAATGTGGGGCCTGTGCAGCCTGCCTGCGGCGGATGGACTGTGGCCACTGCGACTTCTGCTGTGACAAGCCCAAATTCGGGGGCAGCAACCAGAAGCGCCAGAAGTGTCGCTGGCGCCAGTGCCTGCAGTTTGCTATG AAGCGGCTCCTGCCAAGTGTCTGGGCAGAGTCCGAAGATGGGGCATCGCCGCCCCCAGCTCACCCTCGTCGAAAGAGGCCTGGCTCTACTCGAAGGCCCCATCTGGGTCAGACTCTGAAGCCTCCCTTGGCCACACCCACAGCTCAACCAGACCGAGCCCAGACTCCAGTGAAGGAGGAAGCGGGCGGCGGCTTTGTGCTGCCCCCACCTGGCACTGACCTTGTGTTCTTACGGGAGGGTGCGAGCAGCCCCGTGCCAGTGCCTGGCCCAGCCTCGGCTGCCACAGAAGCTCGGCTGCAG GCAGTAGACCCAGGCCTGCCATCAGTGAAGCAAGAGCCACCTGACCCTGAGGAGGACAAGGAGGACAACAAGGATGACTCCACCTCTGACTTGGccccagaggaggaggcaggaggggctggCACGCCCGTG ATCACGGAGATTTTCAGCCTGGGTGGATCCCGCCTCCGGGACACAGCAGTCTGGTTGCCAAG GGCAGGCAATCGGGAAGGGAAGATGGATGTAAAATGTGGGAGACGGAGGACATACTGGCGCCcacaagcacaagctggaaaccgCAAGGATGGCCTGGAAGCCATGTCAGCCTCTCACCACCTCCAGCTTCGATGA
- the MBD1 gene encoding methyl-CpG-binding domain protein 1 isoform X7 — translation MAEDWLDCPALGPGWKRREVFRKSGATCGRSDTYYQSPTGDRIRSKVELTRYLGPACDLTLFDFKQGVLCYPSPKDHSLAITSRKRKKPSKPAKARKCQVGPQKSEVRKETPRDDTKADTDTVPASLPAPGCCENCGISFSGDGTRRQRLKTLCKDCRAQRIAFNREQRMFKRVGCGECTACQVKEDCGACSTCLLQLPRDVASGLFCKCERRRCLRIVERSRGCGVCRGCQTREDCGRCRVCLRPPRPGLRRQWKCVQRRCLRHLAHRLRRHHQRCQRRPPLAVAPPAGKHGRRRGGCDSKVVPRRRPPRAQSPPPPPPPQPPESPELHPRALAPSPPAEFIYYCVDEDELQPYTNRRQNRKCGACAACLRRMDCGHCDFCCDKPKFGGSNQKRQKCRWRQCLQFAMKRLLPSVWAESEDGASPPPAHPRRKRPGSTRRPHLGQTLKPPLATPTAQPDRAQTPVKEEAGGGFVLPPPGTDLVFLREGASSPVPVPGPASAATEARLQVKQEKADAQEDWTPGSAILTSPVLLPGCPSKAVDPGLPSVKQEPPDPEEDKEDNKDDSTSDLAPEEEAGGAGTPVITEIFSLGGSRLRDTAVWLPRAGNREGKMDVKCGRRRTYWRPQAQAGNRKDGLEAMSASHHLQLR, via the exons ATGGCTGAGGACTGGCTGGACTGCCCAGCCCTGGGCCCCGGCTGGAAGCGCCGTGAGGTTTTTCGCAAGTCAGGTGCCACCTGCGGACGCTCAGACACCTACTACCAGAG CCCCACAGGAGACAGGATCCGAAGCAAAGTTGAGCTGACCCGATACCTGGGCCCTGCATGTGATCTCACCCTCTTTGACTTCAAACAAGGCGTCCTCTGCTATCCATCCCCCAAG GACCATTCCTTGGCCATCACCAGCAGGAAGCGGAAGAAGCCTTCGAAGCCAGCCAAGGCTCGGAAGTGTCAGGTTGGACCTCAGAAGAGTGAAGTCAGGAAGGAGACACCAAGGGATGACACCAAGGCTGACACTGACACAGTCCCAGCTTCACTTCCTGCACCTGG GTGCTGTGAGAACTGTGGAATCAGCTTTTCAGGAGATGGTACCCGAAGGCAGCGGCTCAAGACTTTATGCAAGGACTGCCGAG CACAGAGGATTGCTTTCAATCGGGAGCAGAGGATGTTTAAG CGTGTGGGCTGTGGGGAGTGCACGGCCTGCCAGGTGAAGGAAGACTGCGGGGCCTGCTCCACCTGCCTCCTGCAGCTGCCCCGCGATGTGGCCTCGGGGCTGTTCTGCAAGTGTGAGCGAAGACGGTGCCTCCGAATTGTGGAAAGG AGCCGAGGGTGTGGCGTGTGCCGGGGCTGTCAGACCCGAGAGGACTGTGGCCGCTGTCGAGTCTGCCTTCGCCCTCCCCGCCCTGGGCTCCGGCGCCAGTGGAAGTGCGTCCAGCGGCGCTGCCTCCGG CACCTTGCCCACCGCCTCCGTCGCCACCATCAGCGATGTCAACGACGCCCTCCCCTCGCTGTGGCTCCCCCTGCT GGTAAACATGGCCGCCGCAGGGGAGGCTGCGACTCCAAGGTGGTGCCCCGGCGGCGTCCACCCCGAGCCCAGTCACCGCCTCCACCTCCTCCACCGCAGCCTCCAGAGTCTCCAGAGCTG CACCCCAGAGCCCTGGCCCCCTCGCCACCTGCTGAATTCATCTATTACTGTGTAGACGAGGACGAGCTA CAGCCTTACACAAACCGTCGGCAGAACCGCAAATGTGGGGCCTGTGCAGCCTGCCTGCGGCGGATGGACTGTGGCCACTGCGACTTCTGCTGTGACAAGCCCAAATTCGGGGGCAGCAACCAGAAGCGCCAGAAGTGTCGCTGGCGCCAGTGCCTGCAGTTTGCTATG AAGCGGCTCCTGCCAAGTGTCTGGGCAGAGTCCGAAGATGGGGCATCGCCGCCCCCAGCTCACCCTCGTCGAAAGAGGCCTGGCTCTACTCGAAGGCCCCATCTGGGTCAGACTCTGAAGCCTCCCTTGGCCACACCCACAGCTCAACCAGACCGAGCCCAGACTCCAGTGAAGGAGGAAGCGGGCGGCGGCTTTGTGCTGCCCCCACCTGGCACTGACCTTGTGTTCTTACGGGAGGGTGCGAGCAGCCCCGTGCCAGTGCCTGGCCCAGCCTCGGCTGCCACAGAAGCTCGGCTGCAG GTGAAGCAAGAGAAGGCGGATGCCCAGGAAGACTGGACACCGGGCTCAGCCATCCTGACTTCTCCTGTATTGCTGCCCGGCTGCCCCAGCAAG GCAGTAGACCCAGGCCTGCCATCAGTGAAGCAAGAGCCACCTGACCCTGAGGAGGACAAGGAGGACAACAAGGATGACTCCACCTCTGACTTGGccccagaggaggaggcaggaggggctggCACGCCCGTG ATCACGGAGATTTTCAGCCTGGGTGGATCCCGCCTCCGGGACACAGCAGTCTGGTTGCCAAG GGCAGGCAATCGGGAAGGGAAGATGGATGTAAAATGTGGGAGACGGAGGACATACTGGCGCCcacaagcacaagctggaaaccgCAAGGATGGCCTGGAAGCCATGTCAGCCTCTCACCACCTCCAGCTTCGATGA